The following proteins come from a genomic window of Edaphobacter sp. 4G125:
- a CDS encoding TonB-dependent receptor, with product MGQTVDTSILGSVTDPQGSVIPEATVVVHADATGQEKTVKTTSDGQYRVQYLVPGTYTVTVNAAGFAKAVRSGIQLALSQQVHLDVAMSLSGTQQSVDVSATMPLLQSENASLGTTVDTNRTVNLPLNGRKFNDLAVLTPGVRISNPDNHSSSTDGSTIASNSGRADWGAVQVDGIVMTNTRSAYVNNYPSVDAIEEFRVQTGNFSAEYGFSAGTNINVQLKSGTNQLHGSAFEFIRNDAVDARNYFVAAPAKKNVLKQNQFGATLGGPIYRNKTFFFASYEGLRSTAEVPSLANVLTPAQRNGDFSSYGGTLKNPYVPNATYANNQIPVDPVSKSIIDQYMPLPNGSFSGGYNYSGSSIGNQSNNQYIGRLDHKFSERDSLFIHYIYSKRDFPNTDVNRNFRYTGTYPMHNAALQYLHVFTPTLVNEVRAGVNMEHVKQLSVRTGTGFTIESLGINGFKVGGPNGRPLKPNEEGFPLLDINGFLGMGDGLASSNLDYSRTFMLADNVTLTKGKHTLLFGTDIRKVAGNATTNNTPFGQQSFTGDITGYAPADFMLGVPRTSVTPEGVPITAARQWRTAEYFQDNWRLNDKLTLNLGVRYEIYAPPVDTNNVTRTLDFSQNPPTLTPAPGQRLNNIWSITHRDLAPRVGFAYSASPTTVLRGGYGITYYGGQFDNINILQLNPPTAGSLTITNPKGEYDNGIWNAPVATIQTPVPSQLYPKDPYFNVVTIPADRHRPDAMVQTWNFTVSQQFGHNIVFDSSYVGTKGSDLDTSIHYWNSPTPGPGDIQARRRYPTYARIRILDFTGASNYNSLQEHLEWRVNPRSNVTVSYVWSHMFDNQGASTNAGGCTCQDVRNPHEWAPGTNDQRHNFVLAYVYRLPDFAKNRLAGYGVNGWTLNGMVNLASGTPVNVTQSNDDQNVDNPWQRPSLVSGVNPYINNKSVLNGWYNADAFVSSGFAYGNAPRNYLTGTGTKTVNFSVMKNFAMPYSESHNLQVRFEAFNALNTPQFASPSSSWGADDFGQISSTKINNRELQLAVKYLF from the coding sequence ATGGGCCAGACCGTCGATACCTCCATCCTCGGTTCTGTGACTGATCCGCAAGGCTCCGTCATTCCCGAAGCCACTGTCGTCGTTCATGCCGATGCCACCGGCCAGGAAAAGACCGTCAAAACCACCAGCGACGGGCAATATCGCGTGCAGTACCTTGTACCCGGAACCTACACCGTCACCGTCAATGCAGCAGGCTTCGCCAAGGCCGTGCGCAGTGGAATCCAACTCGCCCTTTCACAGCAAGTCCATCTCGATGTCGCCATGTCGTTGAGCGGAACTCAGCAGAGCGTCGACGTCAGCGCAACCATGCCGCTTCTGCAAAGCGAAAACGCCTCACTGGGAACCACCGTCGACACCAACCGCACCGTGAACCTTCCACTCAACGGACGTAAGTTCAACGATCTGGCAGTGCTCACCCCCGGTGTTCGTATCTCCAATCCTGACAATCACTCCTCTTCGACTGACGGCTCCACCATCGCCTCGAACAGTGGCCGCGCAGACTGGGGTGCCGTACAGGTAGACGGTATCGTCATGACCAATACGCGCTCTGCATACGTCAACAACTACCCGTCGGTGGATGCGATCGAAGAGTTCCGCGTGCAGACGGGAAACTTTTCAGCGGAGTATGGTTTTTCCGCAGGCACCAACATCAACGTGCAACTTAAGAGCGGCACCAACCAGCTTCACGGTTCTGCTTTCGAATTCATCCGCAACGATGCCGTCGACGCGCGCAATTATTTCGTTGCTGCTCCCGCCAAGAAGAACGTCCTCAAGCAGAACCAGTTCGGCGCAACGCTCGGTGGACCGATCTATCGCAACAAGACCTTCTTCTTCGCCAGCTATGAGGGCCTGCGCTCCACTGCCGAGGTCCCTTCGCTTGCCAATGTACTGACTCCCGCCCAACGCAACGGCGACTTTTCCAGCTACGGCGGAACTCTCAAAAATCCATATGTTCCAAATGCGACGTACGCCAATAACCAGATCCCTGTAGATCCCGTCTCGAAGAGCATCATCGACCAGTACATGCCTCTGCCAAACGGCTCGTTTTCCGGCGGATACAACTACTCCGGTTCGAGCATCGGCAATCAGTCCAACAACCAGTACATTGGGCGCCTGGACCACAAGTTCAGTGAGCGAGACTCCCTCTTTATCCACTACATCTATAGCAAACGCGACTTCCCCAATACGGACGTTAATCGCAACTTCCGTTACACCGGGACCTATCCCATGCACAATGCGGCGTTGCAATATTTGCACGTCTTCACACCCACGCTCGTCAATGAGGTGCGCGCGGGCGTGAACATGGAGCACGTCAAACAGCTCAGCGTCCGCACAGGCACAGGATTCACCATCGAATCGCTCGGCATCAACGGCTTTAAAGTCGGCGGACCGAACGGACGCCCGCTCAAGCCCAATGAAGAAGGCTTCCCGCTACTCGACATCAATGGTTTCCTCGGCATGGGCGATGGCCTGGCCTCATCGAACCTCGATTACAGCCGCACCTTCATGCTCGCCGACAACGTAACGCTGACGAAAGGCAAGCACACGCTGCTCTTCGGTACCGATATCCGTAAGGTAGCGGGCAATGCGACCACCAACAATACTCCTTTCGGTCAGCAGAGCTTTACCGGCGACATCACCGGCTACGCTCCGGCAGATTTCATGCTCGGCGTACCACGTACATCCGTCACACCCGAAGGCGTGCCGATCACGGCGGCACGCCAGTGGCGGACGGCAGAGTACTTCCAGGACAACTGGCGTCTCAACGACAAGCTGACTCTGAATCTCGGCGTTCGCTACGAGATCTACGCTCCCCCCGTCGATACCAACAACGTGACGCGTACGCTGGACTTCAGCCAGAATCCGCCCACACTCACACCAGCTCCCGGACAGCGCCTTAACAATATCTGGAGCATCACGCACCGCGACCTTGCTCCGCGTGTCGGCTTTGCCTACAGCGCCTCACCTACTACAGTGCTGCGTGGTGGCTATGGCATCACCTACTACGGCGGACAGTTCGACAACATCAACATCTTGCAGTTGAATCCTCCAACAGCAGGTAGTCTAACGATCACCAATCCGAAAGGTGAATATGATAACGGTATCTGGAACGCACCTGTAGCGACGATCCAAACGCCGGTCCCATCGCAACTTTATCCCAAAGACCCGTATTTCAATGTCGTAACCATTCCCGCCGATCGTCATCGTCCGGACGCGATGGTGCAGACCTGGAACTTCACCGTGTCGCAGCAGTTTGGACATAACATCGTGTTCGACTCATCCTACGTCGGCACGAAGGGCTCTGACCTGGATACGAGCATCCACTACTGGAACTCGCCAACTCCCGGCCCGGGCGATATCCAGGCACGGCGTCGGTATCCAACCTATGCGCGTATCCGCATTCTCGATTTCACCGGCGCATCGAACTACAACTCGCTGCAGGAGCATCTGGAATGGCGCGTCAATCCGCGTTCGAACGTGACCGTCTCCTACGTGTGGTCGCATATGTTCGATAACCAGGGAGCATCAACCAACGCCGGCGGCTGCACCTGCCAGGACGTTCGCAACCCGCATGAATGGGCTCCGGGAACCAACGATCAACGCCACAACTTCGTGCTTGCCTATGTCTATCGCCTGCCCGACTTCGCAAAGAATCGCCTGGCCGGATATGGCGTCAATGGCTGGACCCTCAATGGCATGGTCAATCTGGCGAGCGGTACACCCGTAAACGTGACACAGAGCAACGATGACCAAAATGTAGACAATCCGTGGCAGCGACCCAGCCTTGTGTCGGGTGTCAATCCATACATCAACAACAAGTCCGTCTTGAACGGCTGGTACAACGCCGATGCCTTCGTCTCCAGCGGTTTTGCCTACGGCAATGCACCGAGGAACTACCTCACCGGCACCGGCACGAAGACGGTCAACTTCTCTGTGATGAAGAACTTTGCCATGCCCTACTCTGAATCACACAACCTGCAGGTGCGCTTCGAAGCCTTCAACGCGCTCAATACGCCCCAGTTCGCGAGCCCCTCTTCTTCCTGGGGAGCAGACGACTTCGGACAAATCTCCTCAACGAAGATCAACAACCGTGAATTGCAGTTAGCGGTGAAGTATCTCTTCTAG
- a CDS encoding FtsX-like permease family protein yields the protein MGRLKDGVTTKRTKEIGIRMALGSSRWLISRLVFSDVLKLASAGMVAAVAILAALLPARKAASVEPSEVLRAE from the coding sequence GTGGGCCGCCTGAAGGATGGCGTAACAACGAAGCGCACGAAGGAGATCGGTATTCGAATGGCGCTCGGTTCATCGCGATGGTTGATCTCGCGGCTGGTCTTCAGCGATGTGTTGAAGCTAGCAAGCGCGGGAATGGTTGCCGCAGTTGCTATATTGGCCGCGTTGCTACCCGCAAGGAAGGCCGCTTCGGTAGAACCTTCGGAGGTGCTGCGGGCAGAGTAG
- the obgE gene encoding GTPase ObgE yields MFIDEAKIRIKAGDGGNGCMAFRREKFVPRGGPSGGDGGHGGDILMTSSLSHNTLVHFRFNPEHKSERGEHGMGSNMSGHSGDPLILQVPIGTLVYDEDTGELVHDFTRPSETVVIARGGRGGRGNQHFATSTHQAPREHELGRPGEERRLRLELRLLADAGLVGYPNVGKSTLISRLSAARPKIANYAFTTLEPNLGVVKVGDFPHEQSFTIADLPGLIEGAHLGAGLGTQFLKHIERTSVIVHLIDVSDASGRPDPVEDYKVITEELRSFDPSLPERPTLLVASKADVANPDKLKKLTTYAKRRKMALYPISAVTGEGVDALKYAIAKVVAEHRPAPIEIGITPTAKHKPAYPPPAPSARRSRR; encoded by the coding sequence ATGTTTATTGACGAAGCAAAAATCCGCATAAAAGCCGGGGACGGCGGAAATGGCTGCATGGCCTTCCGGCGCGAAAAGTTCGTTCCCCGAGGCGGTCCCTCCGGGGGCGATGGGGGCCATGGCGGCGACATTCTGATGACCTCGTCGTTGAGCCACAATACTTTAGTCCACTTCCGCTTCAATCCGGAGCACAAATCCGAACGCGGCGAACACGGCATGGGGTCCAATATGTCCGGCCATTCCGGCGACCCCCTCATCCTCCAGGTTCCGATCGGCACCCTCGTCTACGACGAAGACACCGGCGAGCTCGTCCACGACTTCACCCGGCCCAGCGAAACCGTCGTCATCGCCCGCGGTGGACGCGGCGGACGAGGAAACCAGCACTTCGCCACCTCAACCCACCAGGCTCCCCGAGAACACGAGCTCGGACGGCCCGGCGAAGAGCGGCGTCTGCGCCTCGAACTGCGCCTGCTGGCCGACGCAGGACTGGTCGGCTATCCCAATGTGGGCAAATCTACCCTGATCTCGCGACTCTCCGCTGCCCGGCCCAAGATCGCCAACTATGCCTTCACCACTCTTGAACCCAATCTTGGTGTGGTCAAGGTCGGCGATTTCCCCCACGAGCAGTCCTTCACTATCGCTGATCTGCCCGGTCTGATCGAAGGCGCTCACCTCGGCGCTGGGCTCGGAACACAGTTTCTCAAGCACATCGAACGCACCAGCGTGATCGTGCACCTCATCGATGTCTCCGACGCCAGTGGACGGCCCGATCCTGTCGAAGATTACAAAGTCATCACTGAAGAACTGCGCAGCTTCGACCCATCGCTCCCCGAACGGCCTACGCTGCTGGTTGCATCCAAGGCCGATGTCGCCAATCCGGATAAGCTCAAAAAACTCACTACCTATGCAAAACGACGGAAGATGGCTCTCTATCCCATCTCCGCAGTTACTGGTGAAGGTGTCGATGCGCTGAAGTACGCCATCGCAAAGGTCGTCGCAGAACATCGCCCTGCACCTATCGAGATCGGGATTACCCCCACGGCCAAGCATAAGCCGGCCTATCCGCCGCCTGCGCCCTCCGCCCGCCGCAGCCGCCGCTGA
- a CDS encoding TonB-dependent receptor, with translation MKIKNRMRYAWIALLFAGACLSSYAQSPTQGAIVGTVTDESDAAIPNARVVIHNDATNADLVLTTDSSGLFRAPQLNPGTYSVTITQPGFSENKITGVAVQVSNVTSLSPHLKAGDVAQTVEVVADTPVLKFDSPDFGGYLSNKEIENIPINNRRWSALALVTPGVTNDTNGYGLLSFRATSAILNNVQIDGTDDNQAFFGEERGRTRAGYSTSQVAVREFQVLTGVYSAEYGRAVGGVVNSVTKSGGNQLHGEIYFMRRDDFLSSINPKVNLSVFNPNTGTATSIPFRPKDKRNQYGFGVGGALIKDKLFWFYAWDQYRRNFPGTAVAGNPSTQGFYAPPSTAIQNALAAKLNVSPAVALQRYNAALQELTTDLGPVPRFGNQDINTPKLDWQINPKHHASFMYHRLRWDSPGGVQTQASNPYARDSFGTDFVKLDYGVAKLDSLIASNISNTLRFMYGRELNWEGQQPYTDYTKNHFTAANGNVPALSIQAPAVGFYAGSQYYSYRTAYPDERKWQVGDTASYLFGKHNLRFGLDIMHSYDVFNNLYQSNGSYSYGTPANFIADILVPSGACGASTGSTPTISATGTYACYSSINQGFGRSKFDLATNDYAFFVQDDWKVTPRLTLNLGARYDYEALPAPYSFAATTPQTLNHPSDKNNISPRLGFAYDPFGLGKTVVRGGFGFYYGRNPNGLLLNTFTGTGSPAAQGAYTYYNTTGIKLPNVLTTVPTSQATPSIYYLANNLQNPYSEQFDLAIQQDLGYSHVLSVAYLGSLGRELPNFINTNLDPTKTYTQTYTIARGTDGTCGPYACGTQFTNKVYANRTVTSTGTAFNTLNPNYNAISGTFSNINSNYHALSVDVTNRNSKRLSYDVNYTWAKAMDFNATQLTNPIANNWFDPYGNARANYAVSSLNVRHRLVGWAILNVPGLHRQTGLGYLTNGWSLKPLVQMQSGLPYSVGVSGSGTNQCAQVGCFAPYSTGLGGTGVTYIPQIGRNTLNSPRTINVDARLQKDFKLHENYNLQFTAEGFNLANHQNITGVNTTAYSIQTLGTAPNTMPNQMVWQPNFGMSSSSGVNGNYAYQVRQFQFGARIMF, from the coding sequence ATGAAGATCAAAAATCGAATGCGGTACGCGTGGATCGCGTTGCTATTCGCCGGAGCATGTCTCTCCAGCTACGCACAGTCGCCTACACAGGGTGCGATCGTCGGCACTGTGACCGATGAATCCGACGCTGCGATTCCTAATGCTCGAGTCGTCATCCATAACGATGCAACCAACGCCGATCTCGTATTGACCACAGATTCGTCCGGCCTTTTCCGTGCGCCTCAGCTCAATCCCGGCACCTACAGCGTGACCATCACACAGCCCGGCTTTTCTGAGAACAAGATCACCGGCGTTGCGGTGCAGGTCTCCAACGTGACCAGCCTCAGCCCACACCTGAAGGCTGGCGACGTGGCGCAGACAGTCGAGGTGGTAGCCGACACCCCTGTGCTCAAGTTCGACTCGCCTGATTTCGGTGGCTACCTAAGCAATAAAGAGATTGAGAACATTCCTATCAACAACCGTCGTTGGTCCGCACTCGCTCTTGTGACCCCGGGTGTTACAAATGACACCAACGGCTACGGCTTGCTAAGCTTCCGTGCAACGAGCGCTATTCTAAATAACGTTCAGATTGATGGTACAGACGACAATCAAGCGTTCTTTGGTGAAGAGCGTGGACGTACTCGCGCCGGCTACTCCACCTCGCAAGTCGCCGTACGCGAGTTCCAAGTGCTGACTGGTGTTTACTCGGCGGAGTACGGTCGCGCCGTCGGCGGCGTAGTAAACTCTGTCACCAAGAGCGGCGGCAATCAACTGCATGGCGAGATTTACTTCATGCGCCGCGACGACTTCCTCTCCTCGATCAACCCCAAAGTTAACCTTTCTGTTTTCAATCCCAACACGGGGACGGCAACCTCCATTCCTTTCCGCCCCAAGGACAAGCGTAACCAGTATGGCTTCGGTGTTGGCGGCGCACTCATCAAGGACAAACTCTTCTGGTTCTATGCATGGGACCAATACCGTCGCAACTTCCCCGGCACTGCTGTAGCCGGCAATCCTTCAACCCAAGGTTTTTACGCACCGCCATCTACTGCCATTCAGAACGCGCTCGCGGCGAAGCTCAATGTGTCGCCCGCAGTTGCACTGCAGCGGTATAACGCCGCGCTCCAAGAGTTGACGACAGATCTCGGCCCTGTTCCGCGTTTTGGCAATCAGGACATCAATACGCCAAAGCTCGACTGGCAGATCAACCCCAAGCATCATGCCAGTTTTATGTACCACCGCCTACGCTGGGATTCGCCCGGAGGTGTGCAGACCCAAGCCTCAAACCCCTACGCCCGCGACAGCTTTGGTACAGACTTCGTAAAGCTGGACTATGGTGTTGCCAAGCTGGATTCACTGATCGCCAGCAACATCTCCAACACGCTTCGTTTTATGTACGGTCGCGAACTCAACTGGGAAGGCCAGCAGCCGTACACTGACTACACGAAGAATCACTTTACTGCAGCAAATGGCAACGTTCCCGCCCTGAGTATTCAGGCCCCAGCGGTCGGTTTCTACGCCGGCTCGCAGTACTATAGCTACCGTACTGCATACCCGGACGAGCGCAAATGGCAGGTGGGCGATACGGCATCTTACCTGTTTGGCAAACATAATCTCCGTTTCGGTCTGGACATTATGCACAGCTACGATGTCTTCAACAACCTTTATCAGAGCAACGGCTCTTACAGCTACGGGACGCCAGCCAATTTCATCGCCGATATTCTGGTTCCTTCCGGTGCCTGCGGGGCTTCGACAGGATCAACGCCAACCATCTCGGCGACCGGAACCTACGCCTGCTACTCCAGCATCAACCAGGGCTTCGGTCGCTCGAAGTTCGATCTTGCCACCAACGACTACGCGTTCTTCGTACAGGACGACTGGAAGGTAACTCCGAGGCTGACGCTGAACCTCGGTGCTCGCTACGACTATGAGGCTTTGCCTGCACCGTATTCCTTTGCGGCGACTACGCCTCAGACGCTCAACCATCCTTCCGACAAGAACAACATCTCGCCTCGTCTCGGCTTTGCTTATGATCCGTTTGGTCTGGGCAAGACGGTGGTTCGTGGCGGTTTTGGCTTCTATTATGGCCGCAATCCCAATGGTCTGCTGCTGAATACATTCACAGGAACCGGTTCGCCGGCAGCGCAGGGAGCCTACACCTACTACAACACCACAGGTATCAAGCTGCCTAATGTGTTGACAACGGTGCCGACCTCACAGGCGACGCCAAGCATTTACTACCTCGCCAATAATCTGCAGAATCCCTACTCGGAGCAGTTCGACCTGGCGATTCAGCAGGACCTGGGCTACAGCCATGTTCTGTCCGTTGCTTATCTCGGTTCGCTGGGTCGCGAGCTGCCGAACTTCATCAACACCAATCTTGATCCGACGAAAACTTACACCCAGACCTATACAATCGCTCGCGGTACGGATGGGACATGCGGACCCTATGCCTGCGGCACGCAGTTCACAAACAAGGTCTATGCGAACCGAACTGTAACCTCGACGGGGACGGCTTTCAACACGCTGAACCCGAACTACAACGCGATCTCGGGCACGTTCAGCAACATCAACTCCAACTACCATGCGCTTTCGGTGGACGTCACCAACCGTAACTCGAAGCGCCTCAGTTACGACGTGAACTATACCTGGGCCAAGGCGATGGACTTCAATGCCACACAGTTGACCAATCCGATCGCGAATAACTGGTTTGACCCGTACGGCAATGCGCGAGCCAACTATGCGGTCTCGTCGCTCAACGTGCGGCATCGTTTAGTTGGTTGGGCTATCCTGAACGTTCCGGGATTGCATCGTCAGACGGGGCTTGGCTATCTCACCAACGGTTGGTCGCTGAAACCTCTGGTTCAGATGCAGAGCGGCCTGCCTTATTCCGTCGGTGTCTCAGGTTCTGGTACGAATCAGTGTGCACAAGTGGGATGCTTTGCTCCATATTCCACTGGTCTCGGGGGAACGGGCGTAACCTACATTCCGCAGATCGGTCGTAACACTCTGAACTCACCGCGCACAATAAACGTAGATGCTCGTCTGCAGAAAGATTTCAAGCTGCACGAGAACTACAATCTGCAGTTCACGGCGGAGGGCTTTAACCTGGCGAACCACCAGAACATCACCGGTGTCAACACGACTGCGTACTCGATCCAGACTCTTGGAACGGCTCCCAACACGATGCCGAACCAGATGGTTTGGCAGCCGAACTTCGGTATGTCGTCGTCGTCGGGTGTGAACGGAAACTACGCTTATCAGGTGCGTCAGTTCCAGTTTGGCGCTCGCATCATGTTCTAA
- a CDS encoding TonB-dependent receptor, whose product MFFIVLLPRFQGQTASDGAIRGLVLDKAGTAIAGAAVRVEDNTRGLLFRTTSNAQGEFFLAHLPAGSYSANISAPGFASSILDAIVSEVGATTEINLRLRAASSQANVIVLGNIDPGAGEISLEEPSGAAVTNVIRAQELENLPANGRRWQSLASLTPAANLEGQAGDLQSFRGLSASQNVTMLDGASDDQSFQGIPRGAENGGSDREEETGVEPGGARRSAASWRRSGAAYTFSQQAVREFRVSTQNYSALYGHGAGGAIATISKSGTNDVHGSGFYIARSSGWSAANPFSIATSYQDGLVTSRVVKPHDLRQQFGGTIGGAAVRNRLFYFYAFDQQRRGFPAISSPGDPNFYRLTATQAALLANRGVRSAQANAALNYLSGLTGETNRRDDQTINFAKLDWQLSSRNRLSVQYNRVRSASPGGLRGAPVVDRGRASLGSGYTKLDAISTSWTWSKSHFANELRAAYGRDLQYKQAQAPLPEEPAIGLGGYAPEIAIDSAGLTFGTPAGVGRTAYPNENRKQVVDTATWGFGRHLLQTGFDLSFLHDEIGGLDNTIGSFHYDSGTTNGHAGGLVDWITDYTFNVHAYPNGGCPSINASIHYFCFRSFTQSFGEQKISFRTQEWASFVQDSWHVMPNLTLNVGLRYEYVLFPLPQHPNAALDAVFGDVGATGVLPEDRNNFGPRIGASWAPFGTRRGVVRLGYGVYYGRVPGTLIQSALINTAQSSSTTHIRITPTTITSCPQVANQGFGYVCTYVSTPPAAISSTTSATVFNRRFRSPMVQQGTLSYEQPIGNGVVASATYLMNIDRQLAGAVDINIAPSTATRIFQVQGGDDVAGLQSGQFFAVPVYSLRRSNDYGPVTAITSNISASYNALTLEARRRNRHGLEFRTAWTWSKAIDQGQNAGATPRSNSQFDPFDVRYDKGLSRLNFPHKLVVSAVWEPRVQIADRFFSRVANGWTLSGVFFETSGRPYSYEIFGGTRLTGGRESINGSGGAVYLPTVGRNTLCLPDTNRIDLRLTRVFQAGDHARVRTMLEAFNVVNHVNYTGIQQRAFLVGTPLANGVTPLIYQDAATIAAEGLNVRPFGTYTASTTNTSRERQVQLSLKIDF is encoded by the coding sequence TTGTTTTTTATAGTTTTGCTACCTCGATTTCAAGGACAAACGGCGTCGGACGGAGCGATTCGAGGTCTTGTCCTTGATAAAGCCGGGACCGCTATCGCGGGGGCTGCGGTTCGCGTAGAAGACAATACCCGCGGACTTCTCTTTCGAACCACGAGCAATGCTCAAGGAGAATTCTTTCTCGCGCATCTTCCCGCAGGCAGCTACAGCGCCAATATCAGCGCTCCTGGTTTTGCTTCTTCCATCCTGGACGCGATTGTCAGCGAGGTGGGCGCAACAACAGAAATCAATCTTCGGTTGCGAGCGGCGAGTTCTCAAGCGAACGTCATCGTTCTTGGCAATATTGATCCGGGTGCCGGTGAAATCAGCCTGGAGGAACCTTCAGGAGCGGCGGTCACCAATGTGATAAGAGCGCAGGAACTGGAGAATCTTCCTGCAAATGGCCGTCGCTGGCAAAGCCTTGCATCGTTGACTCCGGCGGCAAATCTTGAGGGACAAGCTGGAGATCTCCAGAGCTTTCGCGGATTATCGGCATCGCAGAATGTAACCATGCTGGACGGAGCCTCGGATGATCAAAGCTTTCAAGGCATTCCTCGGGGAGCTGAAAACGGTGGGAGCGATCGTGAGGAAGAGACAGGGGTGGAGCCAGGGGGGGCGCGGAGAAGTGCAGCTTCGTGGCGAAGGTCGGGAGCTGCCTACACGTTTTCGCAGCAGGCTGTACGCGAGTTTCGCGTAAGTACGCAAAATTACTCCGCACTATATGGACATGGCGCTGGCGGTGCGATCGCGACTATTTCGAAGAGCGGAACGAACGATGTACACGGCTCTGGCTTCTACATTGCGCGATCGAGCGGATGGTCTGCGGCAAATCCTTTTTCGATTGCCACAAGCTATCAAGATGGATTGGTAACGAGCCGCGTGGTCAAGCCTCATGACCTACGCCAGCAGTTTGGCGGAACGATTGGCGGAGCCGCTGTTCGGAACCGGCTGTTTTATTTCTACGCGTTTGATCAGCAGCGGCGGGGTTTTCCTGCGATTTCTTCTCCTGGCGATCCGAACTTCTATCGTTTGACCGCAACCCAGGCAGCGTTGCTGGCGAATCGCGGAGTTAGGTCTGCGCAGGCGAATGCGGCGTTAAATTACCTGAGCGGGCTTACGGGCGAGACCAATCGTCGCGACGACCAGACGATCAACTTCGCCAAACTGGATTGGCAACTCTCCTCCCGTAATCGCCTGAGCGTGCAGTACAACCGTGTGCGTTCGGCTTCGCCCGGCGGATTGCGGGGTGCTCCTGTAGTGGATCGTGGAAGAGCAAGCCTGGGCAGCGGATATACAAAGCTGGACGCAATCTCAACGAGTTGGACGTGGAGCAAGTCGCATTTTGCGAACGAACTACGAGCTGCTTATGGTCGCGATCTTCAGTACAAACAAGCTCAGGCGCCGCTACCAGAAGAACCTGCAATCGGACTGGGAGGGTATGCACCGGAGATTGCGATTGATTCCGCAGGGCTGACGTTCGGAACACCTGCCGGTGTGGGACGAACAGCTTATCCCAACGAAAACAGGAAACAAGTAGTGGACACGGCAACCTGGGGATTCGGGAGGCATCTTCTCCAGACAGGATTTGATCTCAGTTTCCTTCACGATGAGATTGGTGGACTGGATAATACGATCGGCAGCTTCCACTATGACAGTGGAACGACAAACGGCCATGCGGGTGGATTGGTGGATTGGATCACAGACTACACCTTCAATGTCCACGCATATCCAAATGGCGGATGCCCTTCTATCAATGCTTCGATCCACTACTTCTGCTTCCGATCTTTCACACAGAGCTTTGGGGAGCAGAAGATCTCGTTTCGCACACAGGAGTGGGCCAGCTTTGTTCAGGACAGCTGGCACGTTATGCCAAACCTGACACTGAACGTTGGCCTGCGTTATGAATATGTCTTGTTTCCGTTGCCACAGCATCCGAATGCGGCGCTGGATGCGGTCTTCGGCGACGTAGGTGCAACAGGAGTTCTGCCGGAAGACCGAAACAATTTCGGTCCGCGCATCGGGGCGTCCTGGGCTCCCTTCGGTACCCGACGTGGTGTTGTCCGGCTGGGATATGGCGTGTATTACGGTCGCGTTCCGGGAACTCTGATTCAGAGTGCATTGATCAATACGGCGCAAAGCTCCTCGACGACGCATATCCGCATCACGCCGACGACGATTACCTCGTGTCCGCAGGTTGCGAATCAGGGGTTCGGATATGTGTGTACATATGTCTCGACTCCGCCAGCTGCAATTTCCTCGACGACATCGGCCACGGTCTTCAACAGAAGATTCCGTTCTCCGATGGTGCAACAGGGAACGTTGTCCTACGAGCAGCCCATTGGAAATGGTGTAGTTGCAAGCGCTACCTATCTGATGAACATCGACCGTCAGCTCGCAGGTGCTGTTGACATCAATATTGCTCCATCGACAGCTACGAGAATCTTTCAGGTTCAGGGAGGAGATGACGTCGCTGGTCTTCAGAGTGGTCAATTTTTCGCAGTGCCGGTGTACAGCCTTCGAAGAAGTAACGACTACGGTCCGGTCACCGCGATCACATCCAATATTTCCGCGAGTTACAACGCGCTTACGCTGGAAGCTCGCAGACGCAATCGGCACGGGCTGGAGTTTCGCACGGCATGGACATGGTCGAAAGCTATTGACCAGGGGCAAAACGCAGGAGCCACACCACGGAGCAACTCTCAGTTCGATCCATTTGATGTGAGATACGATAAGGGCCTTTCGCGGCTCAACTTTCCGCACAAGCTGGTTGTAAGTGCGGTTTGGGAGCCGCGCGTACAAATTGCAGATCGTTTCTTTTCGCGTGTTGCAAATGGATGGACACTCTCAGGTGTCTTCTTCGAGACGAGTGGAAGACCTTACAGCTACGAGATCTTTGGAGGGACGCGGCTGACGGGAGGAAGAGAGAGCATCAACGGCTCGGGTGGGGCAGTGTATCTGCCTACGGTCGGACGTAACACTCTGTGTCTTCCCGATACCAACCGGATCGACCTGCGATTGACGCGAGTCTTTCAGGCAGGAGATCATGCGCGCGTTCGCACGATGCTCGAAGCCTTCAATGTAGTGAACCACGTGAATTACACGGGAATTCAGCAGAGGGCTTTTCTCGTGGGCACTCCATTGGCCAATGGAGTCACCCCGCTGATCTATCAGGATGCTGCGACGATTGCCGCCGAAGGACTCAATGTGCGTCCCTTCGGAACCTATACAGCATCGACAACAAATACCTCGCGCGAGCGTCAGGTTCAGCTAAGTCTCAAGATTGATTTTTAG